Genomic window (Gadus morhua chromosome 3, gadMor3.0, whole genome shotgun sequence):
GAGTGCTCCCTCACTGCATGCGTTTGATTCCCCGTACCATCCGAGGGGTAAACACATCCTCACAGCCACAGTAGAGCCCCTTCACCACCGTCCTGACCCCAGGGCAACACCAACATGGCCGCTCAGGTGAGGTAAAGCACACATTTATTTGGCCGGAACTATTTCCTTGTAAAGCCACGCCGGCCCACGTATCCTGCACTTAGCCCCTAACGGGCTGCCATATCCTGCACTTAAACCGCTAACTCTCACACCCGcaacacacacctttacacaAGGGGAGGAGATGCcagctaagtgtgtgtgtgtgtgtgtgtgtgtgtgtgtgtgtgtgtgtgtgtgtgtgtgtgtgtgtgtgtgtgtgtgtgtgtgtgtgtatacacatgtGCTCTATATAAACTATAGGGAGATGGTTATGGTTAGTTGTAATTCTTAAACAGTGCATATGACTCAGATTTGACACCTTAAAAACAACTAATAAACTGCAGTATAAAATAACAGCTCTATAAAATGTAAATGCTTTTAAAAAGTTTTTAAATGCTCAAAGAGCGGTACTTAATATCAATACAAGAATTGTATCTGTGTCAGCATGTAATATAAAGTTGAAAAATATAACCTAAGATAATTGTACTGGGGAAAAAGTATAATAAGGAAGACAAAAAGGGAAGTGTAGATTTTTGCTAAGGTATTATACTACACCATCTCAAAGAACCCACTATGGCAGATTATCAGGAGAAGGTAGCACAATTTGAATCAAGATAggacgcctgtgtgtgtgtgtgtgtgtgtgtgtgtgtgtgtgtgtgtgtgtgtgtgtgtgtgtgtgtgtgtgtgtgtgtgtgtgtgtgtgtgtgtgtgtgtgtgtgtgtgtgtgtgtgtgtgtgtgtgtgtgtgtgtcattagtcAGAGGAAATTGACAGCAGGGTTCTAAAGAGCGCTACCTTTACTTTGCTTCAGTGCGGCATATCATCCCTAGCATCCACACAGACCGCTCGATAGGAATTCCGGGAATTCCTGCATAATGAGACCCTCCatcaacctgtgtgtgtctgtgtgtgcgtaaataCTGTAATGGTGAGCAAGTACATGAGAAGGGGGAAAAACATTCCAGGAATGGCATGGGAGATCAATGGCTGGAAACAAGAGCATTTCTCTGCATTGTTTCAGAGATGTCACAGATGTTTGTTAAACCATTATGTCGGCAGGCTCTCTTGAAGGGACACAAAAAGGGTCCACCTCGAGTGGTTCTGTGAAAGAGCTCTAGTTGGAGCTCATACTCAAGAATACTGAAGCCCTAGTAGCCATTGCAGCcaaaacaagcacaaacacacagtactCTGAAAGCATAAATTGGTGAGAGAGGACAGGGACATGTTGGAAGTGAGTATGGACTCTTTGATTCCATCAACCCTTTGAATCTGAATCACAGAGGACGACATAGGCAAGAGGGTGGGAAGAGCCGAGCAGACAGATATACAGTGGTGgtgacagacggagagacggaccaaggatggaggggagatggagggaggctAAACGGCAGCAGTGGGATGGGGGCGACAGATCTCACACcttgctgacacacacacacacacacacccacacccacacccacacacacacacacccacacacacacacacctccatcagGTCTTATGCGTTGATGAAACATAGTTCAACCAGTACCTACTAAacggctgattatggtcccacgttcccgcaatgaccacgcagaagcttcgacgcagtcatgaacgtttatggttctgcgtcaggtTTTAGTCAGCGGACCAATCatagcccttgctgctgcgtcgcctcgacaaaaggttacgatttttgggaggcgcacgtccagCCCTTGCggcggacgcaaggagggtccgcaaggacgtaaggggtccgtaaccccatgtgttgcgtgaacgtggaaccattaAGAGTCCTTAAGAGATTTACAGttgtagcagtagcagtagcagtagtatcgCTAGCCAGGTGCCTACAGCTTACACCAGTTCATTGCCGTGCATGGGCACGATACACTTCTAACAGGTTAGGTTGGACGGAAGTAATAGAACAGCCCGTAGGACAGCCCGGAAGAGAACGTATGCAACCTGCTCTGAAAGCTCTCATCTTGAAGATAACGGAATGCCTCATTGCACAAAGTACGtctacaaatacaattgaaggCCACCTTAATGTTTTCCAGCTAATATGTTGATAGTCAGTACCTCACAGGACACTAAACTAAAACAACACCCTCTTTTAAAATTagtagataaagagagagatatatagagatatatatatatctctctctctctctctctctctctctctctctctctctctctctctctctctctctctctctctctctctctctctctctctctctctctctctctctctctctctctctctctctctctctctctctctatatatatatagtaggaAATGCAGATTCTGTGTCTCTTTAGACTATGTACATCGTTCATAGAAATAAACCATTGACATTACAAGGGtacctaagtgtgtgtgtgtgtgtgtgtgtgtgtgtgtgtgtgtgtgtgtgtgttggccccACAGTTCTTACAAAGTTCTAACCAAGTAGAGAAGGGATGTATTCGAAGTGACCTCTTTGAAGGCCAAGGCATGGCTTTGATGTGCATGGAGCATGCAGACCTATAGAGGGCCCAGCATTCATGTTATAATGAGGACAGCAGATACATACAGCCTCCCTCAAAAGATAGGCAGGCAAGCATGTGCCGTGGAGTGcatgagctcacacacacacactcacacacacacacacacacacacacacacacgcaagcacgcacacacatacacacttcaaAGAGCAGAAGCCAAGAGGCCTTCCTCTGTGGAGCTCAATAGCTGTGGGCATCACCGCTAAAGGCTAAAATgtaaacagacaaaaaaaaccATCATTTTCTTCCTTGTCCTTTGAAATGGCTTAAAATGCTGCCTAACTATTTAACAAGGTATCAAGTCATTTGCTCTAAACCTGCCAAAATAGAGGCCTGAATCCTTTCGGGAGAAGGCGCAGATAATCGGGTCGTCAGAACCCTTCTATGTGGATCCCCGTATGTTCGCAGTGGCCTGGTGTTGACCATCCACCAGATTGCAATGCAAGACTGATCTTCAAGAACAGTCGAGTAGTAGTGGTACTACCAAAATCAGCCCTGTTTTTAAAAGAGGATTAAAGAAGAGAGGGGTTGCTTTGCTTTCACCAACATGGTCAGAAGGAtggcaagtgtgtgtctgtgtgtgtgtgtccttatgcTGAAGACCATCTCTGTGGATGGGTCGTGCCTGACTGCACAGATCTAACCTGGAAtgcaacaggcacacacacacacacgatccccCCGACTGTAAACAAGAGGACAATGTGTATGTCACTGTGTTTGGGTGGAGTGGGTTGAGGGTTAGCCTGTGGCTAGGCTAAAGCCTAATGTCTCTTATCTTCTCACCTCTGCATCTAGTATCTCTTACCCCAATCTGCGGCCCTCAGCCTCAAAACAAGCATTTAAATAGATTTCCTTTCAATAAATCTCTCTTTAATAACAATATCCTCTGATTTGTTATCTTAAATAGGAGGTTTTCCTTTGTGGTTTGCGCTTTGTCCAGCTGTGGCAGATGTTTATACCAGCCGGGGCCTGTTCATTTACAACCGATTACGCAAGCTAGGAATGTCCTCTAAATCTTGTTTAAAGATTTTGGAATTGTTTCTGAAGTAGGTTTACATAAACAGTAACCGAATCGAGAGTTAGGGCGTTAGGGTGAGGGTTCAGAAGGAGGGACAACGAGTGGACAaaggctgggagggagggagagagagtgtgttagagagagtAGCGCATGGCTGACGGTCGGCTGCTGGCTGTTTGTGGTGCGTTTGAACAGGGCAGGGCATGACACATTGTGATGCGAATGCACGGGGGCAGCAGAGCGGGGGATGAGGGCCGCAGCATGTAATTCAGAGGGTGTGTCGTGTCAACACACCACAGCTATTAACACGGCTAGGAGCAACGCTCGGTTGAACAGGGAAAATAACAGGAGCAGAAGTAAAGTGGGATCTACATTGAAAAACACTTCTGAAAACTCAGCCGGGACTTAATTGAGTTGATATGAACCGTATCCATATCAGCCATTACAATGGACAATTCACAAACATTGCATTGAATCCCTTCGGTGGTCAAGAAATTCAAAATGGGTGTTCAAAAGAGACCTGCTAGCAGCCAATAGTGGATAGATGGGAGCTTTTTTGCAGGTACAAAAATGCAGGGTTACGTCTTGAAACAATTGGTTGGCTGGTAGATGCCTCATCCTGCAGGTAAAAATGCATATTTTTAACAGTTTTGGGAACCTGGTTACCTGTGTAGATGAGTAGGCATGGCAACGCCACTACAAGTTCTATCCCCAGAATCGCGATAACCATGTAAATGGAGATGGCCTCCGAGAGTCCAGAAGACTGGACCAATAGCAGCAGCACATTTCCTACAGGCACAACCagaacaagcacacatacagaaaactGAAACAAAGTGTGACAACAGGGACCCCTTGTGGTACAAGCAAGTTCTGCACTTTTTCGAAAAGAAACCCTTCCAACTCTACGATGCAGTTACAATACAAGCTGCCAACAGGCCCTGTCGGGCAGCAGGTAGATAGTTCCACAGGAACAAATTGTTTTAAATTTcctttccattaagctttgtatcgttagaaacccactcatatttttgaatggtcgtgcatcattcccttatttttctggagactggagagatccgtatcgatctccaacacttcctgtttaagatgacgcaatatgacgatttttgcgtagaagtaaataggaagtgtaagagaggaggattctcgtaagactataAGCACTAGGGTGGgacccgctgatctagatcagcAGGaatggccagcgaagctgtgcatcgtggtgcatggtgggagttgttcaatccacaagcgccaaaaagtgactttctgccttttctcggtcaagacggcaccaaattagaattttatttcattattcgactacatataggacccaatttcaatacatattcatgcctccaacGGTGAAATGTTCCTTTAAGAGAAAGCACGTTTTCCTGGGTTCGTACCAAATCATCAATGTAGAACAAGTGAGTTGGTTTTTTCCCAATATATCTCAAAGGGAAGGTCAGTCTAAACTCAATGATCGACGCGTACCTGTGGAGTGTACGGCGAGGGGCAGGTGCTTCAACCTCCGGGTGTTTCGGTAGAAGTGGAGGTACCCCCGACTCCGGGCGCGGTTGTGGTGGCGGTGCACGCAAACGGCaaacagcagcaccagcacccacatgcacaccttCCCGAACACGATGGTGCTCTGCCCTGTGACGTTCCTCAGCACGTTGGCGCACTCCTGCTCCTCGCCCAACTTCAGTGGGCACATCACGGCGACGCACAGCGACAACACCACATAGGCAACCTGAAGATAAAaccaaaatgaaatgaaaggaCAAGGTCTCTCAGGATTAgggtcggtttagctcaggaggtcGGGCGGGATGACTtcaaccggaaggttgctagttcaatccccctCTCGAGTTGACTGACTtgaaccggaaggttgcttgtttgatccccggctcgaGTTGGCTTTCGCCTTGGATGGTTGACTGCGCCGTCGGTGTGTAATTCTGTGTATGAACcgttgcaagtcgctttggataaaatgccCTAAATTTAAATGCATAGAATGAGGAGACGGAGTAGTATGTGCATGAGTATGTCTGAGTATATACTGTATCTGAGACAGGCTGGTAGTAGGCAGACAAATGTGTGAGGGACTAGCCGAGAGGTGGATCGAGTGTTTAATCCATAGAGGGACTTCCAGCTGAATGGTGGTCGGTTCGCTTCACAATGTCTGCAGTAGTCGACTTGCAAACACTTGGAAGACGCCTAAACCACAATGACcttaagtcactttggatttaACGTGGCTGATAAAATGACTATTGCATAATGTTAATGGAGTACATACATGAATGAGGGAGAGCAGGACGGCAGAATAAGTGGTCGGTATGGTCCGGAACTCTTTCCTGATGGCCGAGTGGAGGGCGTCAGGGGATATCAACGGTCCGTCCACTAGGGGGTCGTCTTCGGTGCTCGGATCGAGACACACGGAGCTACTCACCTGTTCCACCGCAAAGTGAAAGTGAGAAAGTGAAGTGAGAAAGTGAGTGGTGCAAGGTTCAACATTATCACCAAGCTACGGTTCTACTATCCTGCGCTACGGTTCTACTAAATAGTGGTTtgttatgcatgcatgtatgtatgtatgtatgtatgtatgtatgtatgtatgtatgtatgtatgtatgtatgtatgtatgtatgtatatatataaaaatcgttttttacttatttttcttATAGTTTGATAGTAAAATGCATAGTGGTATAGTCAAATATTTGTGTGTCACTGTCAGGAAAAGCGcttaaaataaaaaggtattgtaatgtaatgtaatattaTTAGCTCTTTACGGCTTATGACCATGGCAAAAGTATTTCAATGACATTTGAAAAGTGACAGATTGTGACACAGACGGTTCTGACTGAAATTATACTTCAATAGTGCTATAGGGCAAACATTAAGCCCAGGAAAAAGTAATGACATTAAATACAGTGCTGTTTCTTCCTGAAAATACAGGAGTCTGCCTCCTACTCTTGAAGCAATGTGTAAGTTGTGGATTTTACTGTATTTCGTTACTCTCATTCTTATGCAGTtttgtgaactgaacttaaTTTGGTATTTTGTACATAGGACTAAAGATTATAGCACATGATTTTATTTTGGTGGACCTCGACGTTAAGACACATTGAAATACATGCAAGTCGAATCAGAATATTGCACATCATCCCATCCCAACATATCGTGTTAAAGTCCAATACTCTGCATTAGGCACTCCGCTGTTGTGGCGACATCATATTACCAACAACTCCCTTCATCTGAACATATGCAATTAAAACAACTAACAACCTTTCCCCACGAGGCGACATGCTCGATACAAACCACACATATTTGCAGTGTACAATGTGTACTTTAAATAGAGTATCAGGATAGCGTCGTTGTTATCGATATATTGGAGCCGTTCAATAAATAGCGCATTATAATCTGCAGCAGCACTCGAGTGCTAAGCGATGAACTAGCTAAATGCTGTGTCAGAACGAAGCGAATCATACATACTGGATACTGCGGCGGTCCTTTTGAGTCCATTTGTGCAATTTAACATCGAGTTTTTGGGCCGATATTAAAAAATATCACGTCAAacgaaacaacaacaaacaacgtCGCTTGGCCAGTCCGCGCTCTTTGAGAACGGAGAGTGACACAGCACGCACGTGACGCAGCTCTTTCTAAGGGTTACTTCCGGGCTAAACAACACGGGCAACTTCTCCAATCTATTATTAGGGCGCGTTTCCAGAGATATGGTTCTCAAATGGCTCTGCCTCGAACCTAGGCCTATCTCATATTTAACATATGATAAATATGTCGTATGACGCCACCTTAAAGACTTAATTGAAAGggatatatgtatttattttaggtttatttatttcaatcaTTTATTAAGGCATTTAATTCAATACCAAGTTGTTTCATCgtctttattttgaaaaaaaacgtcaacattATCACTGGACGTATCGGACAAAGGACAGTTGAAGGAAAACAGAAGAAAACTTTAATTTCACAACTTTATTGACAAACATACCCTTGCTATAAAAGACAATGAACTGAACATGTTGTGTGAGATAGACTGTTAGCGCTGAGCGGGGCGTGGATAACACGGTGTTAAGCTATTCTGTTAACGTGTTTCAGGTTAAAGGCAATAGCGCGGGAAGTAGAGGGCAAAAGGTACATTCAAACCACGAGGAGGCAGCGTTcgtgaagagaggaagaggggggaacTACCGTAACTTCGATGAGGGATCTGGATGGTTGGGGAAGcagcaaatacatttttctcaTTGGTAAGCTCAAGGTTAGGAGGTTGATTTTTTTGCTGGTATGGAACTGTGCTTCAAGTGAAAACAGCATGTTTgcggacacactcacacactgatacaTAATGACATACACATTCATTCACTGTGCCTGACCCAGAGATCTGCGTAAGTACAAAACTGTCTTCTCATACTTTCTCTCTCCTTGCTCATAACTTAAGGCACTGAGTCTGATGCAATCAAGCTATcgcaaagaaaaaacacataatcaaacatgagggaaataatGCAAAATATCAAATAACATTAAATGTTGCAATAGCATGCGTTCtgattaaaaaataagaaaaactcTAATGTCTGATCACAAGTCACACGAGATTGGCTTCCGTAAACCCCAAAATGTTGAAGTACAACAAGAGAGGAACAACGAAGGTCAAAGTGCCACTGGGGATAAGAATATATAAGAGCAAAACCTACTTTAAGTAATCCAGACAATACTCTGATAAAAAACAATACAACCCAGATATTTATGTTCTTCGTTCATGCAAAGCAGTCAAGAAAAacccaaaagaaaacaaaactaaaCGAGAAGATGTGAGTAAGGCATTGTAAATGTTCAGGCTACAATAAGCTTTCAAACCCAAGGCTGGGTTACTATGCTGTCAGATCGCCATGATGTATAGCGGACATACAAAGGGCTTAATGCATTCCCTGGGCAAATGTCCATGTGTCCATGACTGTGCTTCTATATGGATGTGCAAGGACCTAATGGCACTCGAGTCGTTTCTTCATCGATAGAtccatatatatctatatatgttttattaaaaaatattccaGTTTTCTCCTTCCTAAATTACTGTCAAAGACAAAATGAAACTAATATTATTGTATATAATCATTCATTAATGAATACCTTATTGTATCTAAAAAGAACACAAATGTCCGTGTGGACGTGCATATCAATCTGACCGCCAAAAGTATTGATTACATCGTTTGGGCGGTTCACAGGATCACAAATCAATACACACCCCTCCCCAGGGCCGAAATGTTGTTTATTAACCCGCCTTGATATCCTGTTCTACTGGGAAACGGGTCACATCACAGTAGTCTgaatatctgtctgtctgtcagtgatggagggagggtcgGGCGGCTGCAGAGAATCATGGTCCTCATAGTGTTGTGGGCTGACCTCCACCTGCAGCAATACAAACAGTCTTCAATACATTTGTGCATGTATAGAGGTCTAATGAGGTGATGGAAgtatgtgtacgcgtgtgtgtgtgtgtgtgtgtgtgtgtgtgtgtgcgtgcctgcgtgttcACACGTGTAGTATGTGTGTAAACGtgttatacgtgtgtgtgtgtgtgtgtgtgtttgtacatgagTACTACTTGTGTTTGTCTCACCACGAGTGGCGATGTAGCACTCATTACAGGTCAGATGTCCATTGCGGATCCGGACATCGGTCCCAGTGCTGGTGTCCCCCATCTGGCCACTGCACACGCCACACTGGGGAAGTGAATGTGTTACTTTCATAATTTAGTGCCTTCAATGCCCGTTGGTTTATGTTATAGTGCCTTTAACTCTTAATTTCATGTGGGTCCGAACTTTGCTTCAGAATCAAAAAACTggttcatgtttaaatgacGGCTTGATTATGattgggtgggggtgtgtgtgagtgtgagtgtgagtgtgtgtgtgtgtgtgtgtgtgtgtgtgtgtgtgtgtgtgtgtgtgtgtgtgtgtgtgtgtgtgtgtgtgtgtgtgtgtaccttgaaaCATGGCAAGTGAAAGAACAGTCCCATGGTGTCAATGATCATGGCCGCTCCTTTCCCCAGAGGCTGAGAACATCCAGAGCACAGCCTCTTCCCACtgacacatctacacacacacacacacacacacacacacacacacacacacacacacacacacacacacacacacacacacacacacacacacacacacacacacacacacacacacacacacacacacaaacaataaatgcTATGTTATTCAGGGAAACTAAACGTTAATCATACTGAAGATTAAAgaaaaagatgtgtgtgtgtgtgtgtgtgtgtgtgtgtgtgtgtgtgtgtgtgtgtgtgtgtgtgtgtgtgtgtgtgtgtgtgtgtgtgtgtgtgtgtgtgtgtgtgtgtttgcgtgagcatgtgtgtgtctgtgtgagtgtgtgcgtgtggttacctgctgggtgaaggaggctgtgaggaggaagatggaggctGCTGTGATCCGGCCACTGTGTTGTCAGAGCCTGACCTGTGGTGCAAAACACAGAACCCACACGATtaacacacatactaacacacacttccactctcacacacagaactAGGGTTGTCCTAGCATAAGATTTTGTCTTATAGTCTAATCTGATTCACTAGGGCAGACCGATTGACAACTGATCGTCGAATCATATATGATAGAAAAGATTCAATATGAGCCCaataatgcctgatttgtcatagCTGTTGCTTGGCTAAAACACTTGGACTCGGTTGGCTAATCAGGTTTCCCAGAGCTGCTGTAGGCGAGGCCAACCGCTAAATGACTGCCCGCCTCTACCAACATATTCCCTTTTCCTCATATGAAGACAATGTGCACGAACGTACGTAATCATCGGCATACAATTCGACTGGAAATAAAGGCTTTCAAATATATTGGCCTTATGTATTATCATATAGACTTcgataatatacaaatataacacATTTATGAAATCTGACGGTGGCTGGTCTCGTTCTGTCTGATTATGCACGGTACTAACATCTGAGATGTAGCACCAATCAATTTAGCAGAACAGCTGAAATGCTCTAACAAGTACTGACGCGAGACGAGAATCACACTGAGAACCGCTTTCACCAGTGCGGGTGGTACGATATGACAGCTGCCGTTGACTCAGTTTGCATTACTTTTTTCAGATAATCTTGAATTGGTTCTAAATGCTGCCAAACTTATTCTGCTGTTATACATGCACAATTTACCAGACGCAACGTTTCAAAGCAATGATGGTTGAAtctattaaaatattaaaagatCAAAGTTTCGGGGTCACCTTGATTTATCTAACGATTACTCACGATGTTAcatgacagacacagacacacacacacacacgccacacagagacacacacacacacacacacacactacctcttCACTGTGTTGGACTGAAGGAGCTGGGT
Coding sequences:
- the tmem192 gene encoding transmembrane protein 192, yielding MDSKGPPQYPVSSSVCLDPSTEDDPLVDGPLISPDALHSAIRKEFRTIPTTYSAVLLSLIHVAYVVLSLCVAVMCPLKLGEEQECANVLRNVTGQSTIVFGKVCMWVLVLLFAVCVHRHHNRARSRGYLHFYRNTRRLKHLPLAVHSTGNVLLLLVQSSGLSEAISIYMVIAILGIELVVALPCLLIYTVRVARFNRERAVPDVSQEEHCHAYRDAHLTTETGFREGCGLEEVVEKQADLIEYLKQHNTLLSKRLLNQSAQH